AAAATCAGGAAACATTCGCAACTATTGAAGGTGGCAGGCCGCTTGGTCTTCATTTTGATAATGCAGGCAACCTTATTGTAGCAGATGCATGGAAGGGGCTGCTTTCTTTCTCTCCAAGCGGTGAAATGACAGTTCTTTCAACCGAGCATAGTGGCAGGCCATTTGAGTTTGCTGATGATCTTGATATCGCGAGTGATGGTAAGATTTATTTCTCGGACGCAAGTGATAAGTATAATCAGCCTGACTACCGCCTTGATCTGCTGGAAGCCCGCGGGCATGGGAGGTTACTTTCTTATGATCCTGCAACGGGTGAAACGAGCCTGCTCCTCGATGGGCTTTATTTCGCTAATGGTATTGCACTTTCAAAGAATGAGGATTTCGTGCTCGTGAATGAAACTGGCCGGTACCGCATTACGCGCTATTGGCTGAAAGGGGAAAAGGCAGGCACAAGCGATATCTTTATCGATAATTTGCCAGGTTTCCCTGATGGTGTTTCCGCGAACAGAAATGGTATCTTCTGGCTTGCTATCCCAAGCCCTAGAAACCCCGCTATGGATAGTGCTCATCCAACACCGTGGCTAAAGGGGCTCATATCGAAATTACCAACTTTTATGCAGCCGTCCGCTATTAAGCAAGGCACGGTTATTGGCCTTAATGAACGGGGTGAAGTTGTTCGCACCCTTCATGACCGGGACGGCGATAAAGTGTTTATGATTACATCTGCGGAGCAGGTGGGTGATCAGCTCTATTTAGGCAGTCTTGAAGCCCCGCAGATTGTGCGTTTTAAGCTTAGGTAATAACTGTTGTCACCATGATGGGAACCATGGTGGCAACCATAATGGCGGTTTGTGCAGCTTCCGCGGCTTTCTGTGCTGCTTCACTAACAAGATTACCCTCTGTGATTTCCTTCATCCGGTGGCGACGTTCTTTTAGAGCCTTGCCTTCAAACGGAATTTTCAGAAGTTCTGATTTTCTAAGAAGTGACAGAAGCACCAATGTGCGTTCGTCAATTTCTCTGGTTTCTGTGAAAATAGCTTTTTCAAGCCGGGCAACCAAATCTTGTTCTGGTCTCGGGTTCAGTTCTGGGTAATAGGTTTTATCAAAGAAGAAAAAGGCTTTCCCTTCAACGGCTTTAAGGATGCCTCGCCCACACAGGCCTTCTGCAATACGTTCTCGTAAGTTTTTGATTGTGGCAAATTTTGAAAGCCAGTGGCTGGCTCCTCGATCTTTCTTGTCTTCGTTTACAAGGTTGAGGGCCGTATTAAGTAGCTCATTTTCGGTTTGTTCGTTTGAAAGTAATTTCACTGTGAAATTGTCGTCTTTTTGAACTTCAATCCGACCAAGCATGATCAGTTCGGCCATAACGGCAGAGGCAACGTGGCTTCCGTAAATATAAGCTGCATTTGTCTCTAGCTTTCCATCCTCCTCACGGAGTGAAAGCAGCATAATTTCTTCATGGAAATAGAGATTATCTTTTTGATTTGTCATCTAATTTCTCCCTCGCAATAGAATATATTGGAATAAAGGGAGATAATTCAAGATTTTACCCGCCCACTCCGGGTGGTGGTGCCTGACCAAAACTTTGAACCAGTGAACCTGCAACCAAGTTCCAACCATCCACCAAAACAAAGAAAATTAGCTTGAATGGGGTGGCAATCATAACCGGGGGTAACATCATCATACCCATAGACATCAGGATGGAAGCAACCACCATATCAATCACTACAAATGGGATATAAAGAAGGAACCCAATTTCAAAGGCACGCCTGATCTCACTAATCATGAAAGCTGGTACCAATGTTGTCATGGGAACTGTATCTGGTGTGGTAGTAGAGATGTTTTCGCCCGATAGATCCACAAATAAAGCGAGGTCTTTCTCTCTTACTTGTGAAAGCATAAAGTTTCTAAGCGGTACTGAGGCGCGGTTATAGGCCTCAACCTCATCAATTTCTTCGTTCACTAGCGGTTCAATACCAAGGGTATAAACCTCGGTGAGGGTAGGGGCCATTACATAGCCGGTTAGGAACAGAGCAAGTGAGATGATCACCATGTTAGGCGGTGTTTGCTGGGTTCCCATAGCGCTTCTGAGAAGGGAAAATACAATCACCATACGAGTGAAGCTGGTCATCATGATCAAAATACTTGGCGCAAGGCTAAGCACCGTAAGTAAAAGGATCATTTGAACCACGCGGCCACTTAACGTGCCACTTTCACCAAGGTTGATATTTATGCCTGGTGGTTCCTGTGCCAGCGCATCGGGGGCAAACATAAAAGAGCCTGCTACCAAAAGAGGTAGGAAAAAGAAAAAGGATTTTAGGATCAAGCCCTTATGAAATTTAAGAGAGTTTATCTTCAGGTGTTTCATCTTTTTCAACTAACTCTTTAAAGGCAATATCTGCTTCTGAAATAGTTTGTGTTCCGCCGGGGTTTGTGGCGATTAAATATTCTTTATTTTTCCACCGGACAACAACCAGGCGATTGCGGCCATCAAGAAGCTTGCTTTCAAGGACTTCCAGTTGTTTCTCGCCGCCTTTAATGCGAGGTTGGCCGGGAAGTAGGCCAAGGCGCTTAACCGCCCATGACATGCCCACCATTAATGCTAGTACAAACAGCAAAGCTGCAAAAGCGACGAGAGTATCTCCAATCATGCTTTTTGTTGCCCTTCTTGCTGTCTGGTTTGTTCACGTTGGCGTTTCATTTTTTCATTCTCGGCATATACACGCTCTAAAATGATTGAAACAGTATTTAATGCTTCGAGAGGGACAGGGCAATCAACATCTAACGCACTTAAAAGTTCGGTAAGATCTTTATCCTGACGAACCTTCACATCTTTAGAAAAGGCAATTTCCAGAAGTCTGTCAGCCAAAGCACCTTCTGCTTTAGCTGTGATAACCGGAGCCAAGGCTTTGGAATGCTGTTTGACAGCAACAACTTTCGTTGGGTCTTTTTCCTGATCGTTTCCTGAATTCATAAGGCTATTGAGCGCTAATAGTGAATAAATTGCAAGGACTTGATGAAGGTAGTTAGGTTTTTTTCCAGTGTTTGGAACTTGTTAACTGGCCTTATGGCATGTTAGTGTACTGTAAATCTGTATATCTGCGTAAAATTGCGGGGCAAAGATGGATATAAATTCCTTACCACTCATGGCAGCGCTTAAGAAGCGTATGGCTTGGCTTAACCAAAATCAGGCTGTGCTTAGTGAAAATGTGTCCAACGCAGATACCCCTGGCTATAAAGCTAAGCAACTGGCTAAACAGGATTTTTCTCAATTGGTTGATAATCTTTCTGGTGGTGATCAAGCAAAACCATCTATGAAGATGCGTACGAACCACGAACGCCATATCACGGCGGATGGTGGCGTTGCAGGGAAGAACTTCAGTGTAGAGAAAAATGATGAAGGTGAAGAATCACTTGTTGGAAACAATGTGGTTC
This DNA window, taken from Kordiimonas sp. SCSIO 12603, encodes the following:
- a CDS encoding EscU/YscU/HrcU family type III secretion system export apparatus switch protein codes for the protein MNSGNDQEKDPTKVVAVKQHSKALAPVITAKAEGALADRLLEIAFSKDVKVRQDKDLTELLSALDVDCPVPLEALNTVSIILERVYAENEKMKRQREQTRQQEGQQKA
- a CDS encoding SMP-30/gluconolactonase/LRE family protein — its product is MKAKWIGYGLGAALGVFLVWPSNIDAVSYEPPMDKGFTGDFSFNDDLHGAEVLSLQDGHGPEDVAVDAEGRIYGGLHDGRVIRLSSDGKNQETFATIEGGRPLGLHFDNAGNLIVADAWKGLLSFSPSGEMTVLSTEHSGRPFEFADDLDIASDGKIYFSDASDKYNQPDYRLDLLEARGHGRLLSYDPATGETSLLLDGLYFANGIALSKNEDFVLVNETGRYRITRYWLKGEKAGTSDIFIDNLPGFPDGVSANRNGIFWLAIPSPRNPAMDSAHPTPWLKGLISKLPTFMQPSAIKQGTVIGLNERGEVVRTLHDRDGDKVFMITSAEQVGDQLYLGSLEAPQIVRFKLR
- a CDS encoding GPP34 family phosphoprotein, whose product is MTNQKDNLYFHEEIMLLSLREEDGKLETNAAYIYGSHVASAVMAELIMLGRIEVQKDDNFTVKLLSNEQTENELLNTALNLVNEDKKDRGASHWLSKFATIKNLRERIAEGLCGRGILKAVEGKAFFFFDKTYYPELNPRPEQDLVARLEKAIFTETREIDERTLVLLSLLRKSELLKIPFEGKALKERRHRMKEITEGNLVSEAAQKAAEAAQTAIMVATMVPIMVTTVIT
- a CDS encoding flagellar biosynthetic protein FliO translates to MIGDTLVAFAALLFVLALMVGMSWAVKRLGLLPGQPRIKGGEKQLEVLESKLLDGRNRLVVVRWKNKEYLIATNPGGTQTISEADIAFKELVEKDETPEDKLS
- the fliP gene encoding flagellar type III secretion system pore protein FliP (The bacterial flagellar biogenesis protein FliP forms a type III secretion system (T3SS)-type pore required for flagellar assembly.) — translated: MFAPDALAQEPPGININLGESGTLSGRVVQMILLLTVLSLAPSILIMMTSFTRMVIVFSLLRSAMGTQQTPPNMVIISLALFLTGYVMAPTLTEVYTLGIEPLVNEEIDEVEAYNRASVPLRNFMLSQVREKDLALFVDLSGENISTTTPDTVPMTTLVPAFMISEIRRAFEIGFLLYIPFVVIDMVVASILMSMGMMMLPPVMIATPFKLIFFVLVDGWNLVAGSLVQSFGQAPPPGVGG
- the flgB gene encoding flagellar basal body rod protein FlgB — encoded protein: MDINSLPLMAALKKRMAWLNQNQAVLSENVSNADTPGYKAKQLAKQDFSQLVDNLSGGDQAKPSMKMRTNHERHITADGGVAGKNFSVEKNDEGEESLVGNNVVLEEEMLKVANNQMQYGMVVNLYKKNVGLLKTALGKRQ